A window of the Butyricimonas faecalis genome harbors these coding sequences:
- the ftsY gene encoding signal recognition particle-docking protein FtsY, with protein MALFGLFNKKKKESLDKGLEKTKESVFKKLSRAIVGKSKVDDEVLDNLEEVLISSDVGVDTTLRIIERIEERVQRDKYVGTDELNRVLKEEIVDLLKENNSTDYDALTLPEGHGPYVIMVVGVNGVGKTTTIGKLAHKFKEAGKSVILGAADTFRAAAVDQLVIWAERVGVPIVKQGMGADPASVAFDTLSKAKAENADVVLIDTAGRLHNKINLMNELTKIKKVMQKVIPDAPHEILLVLDGSTGQNAYEQAKQFTLATEVNALAITKLDGTAKGGVVIGISDQFKIPVKYIGIGEKIDDLQVFNREEFVDSLFN; from the coding sequence ATGGCATTATTCGGTCTATTTAATAAAAAGAAAAAGGAAAGCCTTGATAAAGGTTTAGAGAAGACGAAAGAAAGTGTATTTAAGAAACTCTCCCGGGCAATTGTTGGTAAATCCAAGGTTGATGACGAGGTTCTGGATAATTTGGAAGAGGTATTGATTTCTTCGGACGTGGGAGTTGATACAACTCTCCGTATCATTGAGCGCATAGAAGAAAGAGTGCAACGGGATAAATACGTGGGTACGGATGAGTTAAACCGGGTACTGAAAGAAGAGATCGTAGATTTGTTGAAAGAGAATAATTCAACTGATTATGATGCATTGACTTTACCGGAGGGACACGGGCCCTACGTGATCATGGTGGTTGGTGTTAATGGAGTGGGAAAAACAACAACAATCGGTAAATTAGCTCATAAATTTAAAGAAGCAGGAAAATCAGTTATTTTAGGGGCTGCAGATACCTTTAGAGCTGCTGCGGTGGATCAGTTGGTGATTTGGGCTGAACGAGTTGGTGTGCCGATCGTGAAACAGGGAATGGGTGCAGACCCAGCCTCTGTGGCTTTTGATACACTGAGTAAGGCGAAGGCTGAAAATGCAGACGTGGTACTTATCGATACGGCAGGACGCTTACATAACAAGATAAACTTGATGAATGAGTTGACAAAAATCAAGAAAGTCATGCAAAAAGTGATTCCGGATGCTCCACATGAAATATTGTTAGTACTTGACGGTTCTACTGGACAGAATGCTTACGAACAGGCTAAACAATTTACCTTGGCTACGGAAGTGAATGCCTTGGCGATTACTAAGCTGGATGGAACGGCAAAAGGTGGGGTTGTAATCGGTATTTCCGATCAATTCAAGATTCCGGTGAAATACATTGGTATCGGTGAAAAAATTGATGATTTACAAGTATTCAATCGTGAAGAGTTTGTAGACTCTTTATTTAATTAA
- a CDS encoding site-specific integrase — translation MKASVSAILYKSKVLANGEHPIMLRVCYNGKRAYKSLKLSCSMKFWNEETSEVKSKHPYSINMNAIINQELSSLKALVLDYERTGTPYSAKILVEKISKPQLVTKTLLQLIDERVQYFKNEKGKYNTATGYRTLYNLVKKYVLRDIELFEVNRDWLKDFENFIRKTNKRETSIYKHFCTLKAVFNFAIKEGLLNEDKNPFKNFEQHLDRRTKKRALTFAEILKLMIYFQNKYSFVYPSDFEIHEGLILPPKNVKPIHTDDDEDIDVRKYWNAYFKKRGVNKVHPLLNSECVALSLFLSSYLMQGLALIDLANLKWKDIRILQIPDNNTYYNDVQQKGYEYAENHKLFQPYYEINIVRRKTSKPLRIIIDAYVFTMYLSPFLPSVNEFNRENYVFGIFEKNCTDEGIKFSRMAYLTYLVNVNLKRIAKKIGIDENITFYSARHTYASMLYHGGVSISLIAQNMGRDVTNIETYLKEFDESQIINANSLIWNVVDPKNPLKNRSNA, via the coding sequence ATGAAAGCTTCAGTATCTGCAATTTTGTATAAGTCTAAGGTATTAGCAAATGGAGAACATCCTATAATGTTACGTGTTTGTTATAATGGAAAGCGTGCTTATAAAAGTTTAAAGTTATCCTGTTCTATGAAGTTTTGGAATGAAGAAACTTCAGAAGTGAAGTCTAAACATCCTTATAGTATAAATATGAATGCTATAATAAATCAAGAACTTTCATCATTAAAGGCTTTAGTGTTAGATTATGAAAGAACTGGGACACCTTATTCAGCAAAAATTTTAGTTGAAAAAATATCTAAACCTCAACTTGTAACAAAAACATTATTACAATTAATAGATGAACGAGTTCAGTACTTTAAAAATGAAAAAGGGAAATATAATACAGCTACAGGATATAGAACATTATATAATCTAGTAAAGAAATATGTCTTAAGAGATATAGAACTGTTTGAAGTGAATAGAGATTGGTTGAAAGATTTTGAAAATTTTATTAGAAAAACTAATAAACGAGAAACAAGTATTTATAAGCATTTTTGTACATTAAAGGCTGTTTTTAATTTTGCGATAAAAGAGGGACTTTTAAATGAGGATAAGAATCCATTTAAAAATTTTGAGCAACATCTTGATAGACGTACGAAAAAAAGAGCTTTGACCTTTGCGGAAATCTTGAAACTTATGATTTATTTTCAAAATAAATATTCCTTTGTTTATCCTTCTGATTTTGAGATACACGAAGGATTGATTTTACCACCTAAAAATGTAAAACCTATTCATACGGATGATGATGAAGATATTGATGTGAGGAAATATTGGAATGCATATTTTAAGAAAAGAGGAGTTAATAAGGTTCATCCACTTTTAAATAGTGAATGTGTAGCTTTATCTCTTTTTTTATCTTCTTATTTGATGCAAGGGTTAGCATTGATTGATTTAGCAAATTTAAAATGGAAAGATATTCGGATTCTTCAAATTCCAGATAATAATACGTATTATAATGATGTGCAGCAAAAAGGGTATGAATATGCTGAAAATCATAAGCTTTTTCAACCATATTATGAAATTAATATTGTACGTAGAAAAACTTCTAAGCCTTTACGTATAATCATTGATGCGTATGTTTTTACTATGTATTTATCTCCATTTTTACCTTCTGTAAATGAGTTTAATAGAGAAAATTATGTTTTTGGAATATTTGAAAAGAATTGTACAGATGAAGGGATAAAATTTTCTAGAATGGCATATTTGACTTATTTGGTAAACGTGAATTTGAAAAGAATAGCTAAGAAGATAGGTATTGATGAGAATATTACATTCTATTCTGCAAGGCATACGTATGCCTCAATGCTTTATCATGGAGGTGTATCAATTAGTCTTATAGCCCAAAATATGGGGCGTGATGTTACGAATATTGAAACATATTTGAAGGAGTTTGATGAAAGTCAAATTATTAATGCCAATTCTTTAATTTGGAATGTAGTAGACCCTAAAAATCCACTGAAAAATAGAAGTAATGCGTAA
- a CDS encoding tyrosine-type recombinase/integrase — MSLKNSYTTSDYVEWNAMLNLVRRLYRDGNIRMSLLISCGCFFGLRISDLLSLKWEQILNSSTLVIIEKKTRKRRVIKINSQLQGHIKDCYDQLNISDNTEPCFLSRKKTIYTIQRINVVFKEIKKKYNLKVDHFSTHSMRKTFGRQIVTMAGEQAEFALIKLSELFNHSDVMTTRRYLGLRTEELLETYDLLNF, encoded by the coding sequence ATGAGTTTGAAAAATAGTTACACAACGAGCGATTATGTGGAGTGGAACGCAATGTTGAATCTTGTTAGAAGGCTATACAGGGATGGGAACATTCGAATGAGCCTCTTGATTTCTTGCGGCTGTTTTTTTGGTCTTAGAATTAGTGACCTTTTATCTCTAAAATGGGAACAAATACTCAATAGCAGTACTTTAGTCATTATCGAGAAGAAAACGAGAAAAAGGCGAGTAATTAAAATCAATTCTCAACTACAAGGGCATATCAAAGATTGTTATGACCAATTAAATATCTCGGACAACACCGAGCCTTGTTTTCTTAGCCGAAAGAAAACGATTTACACCATACAGAGAATTAATGTGGTATTTAAAGAAATAAAGAAGAAGTATAATTTAAAAGTAGACCATTTCTCCACACATTCAATGCGAAAGACTTTTGGACGCCAAATTGTAACAATGGCGGGAGAACAAGCAGAATTCGCATTGATAAAATTGAGTGAATTATTTAATCATAGCGATGTCATGACTACTCGACGGTATCTAGGATTAAGAACTGAGGAATTGTTAGAAACTTACGATTTGTTAAATTTCTAA
- a CDS encoding SH3 beta-barrel fold-containing protein — translation MKALTINTNNIIMNTVKCVHNNMDIATAMRKGLMLEILKKRMMRGEVVRFCYQKLNSSIRFAVGTLQAEAVQSKITGNGLSKRYFNMFVYIDLQKMAWRGFKPEKLIGIID, via the coding sequence ATGAAAGCACTGACTATTAATACGAACAACATTATTATGAACACCGTTAAATGTGTTCACAATAACATGGACATAGCAACAGCGATGAGAAAAGGGCTTATGTTAGAAATCCTGAAAAAGCGCATGATGCGAGGTGAGGTTGTTCGCTTCTGTTATCAAAAACTTAATAGCAGTATTCGCTTTGCGGTTGGAACACTACAAGCTGAAGCAGTACAATCCAAAATAACAGGAAATGGACTTTCGAAACGTTATTTCAACATGTTCGTCTATATTGATTTACAAAAAATGGCATGGCGAGGATTTAAGCCAGAAAAGCTAATCGGAATTATAGATTAA
- a CDS encoding helix-turn-helix domain-containing protein, whose amino-acid sequence MSVNAWVKRFKSEGIDRLKTRLGRGRKPIIDSSDEEAVCRAIEQDRQSVSKARAAWEQASGKEASDSTFKCFLSALGLE is encoded by the coding sequence GTGAGTGTAAACGCTTGGGTAAAACGTTTCAAGTCCGAAGGCATCGATAGGTTGAAAACTCGTCTTGGCAGAGGTCGGAAACCTATCATTGACAGTTCGGACGAGGAAGCAGTGTGCCGTGCAATAGAACAAGACAGACAGAGCGTGAGCAAGGCAAGGGCGGCATGGGAGCAAGCCTCTGGCAAAGAGGCGAGCGACTCAACGTTCAAATGTTTTTTATCAGCATTGGGATTGGAATAA